One genomic region from Sander lucioperca isolate FBNREF2018 chromosome 3, SLUC_FBN_1.2, whole genome shotgun sequence encodes:
- the hdc gene encoding histidine decarboxylase yields the protein MQAEEYNRRGKELVDYITQYLGSIRERRVIPDVKPGYMKELLPDTAPTEPEDWETIFQDIEKVIMPGVVHWQSPHMHAYYPSLTSWPSMLGDMLADAINCVGFTWASSPACTELEMNVMDWLCKALGLPSFFLHHHPDSRGGGILQSTVSESTLVALLAARKDKFLQLQAELDQDVDNSALNSRLVAYASDQAHSSVEKAGLISLVKIRFLPTDEQLSLKGDTLKQAIQEDRRRGLVPFMLCATLGTTGVCAFDNLSELGPVCAEEGLWLHVDAAYAGSAYFCPELRWSLEGIELAHSFVFNPSKWMMVHFDCTAFWVKDKYKLQQTFTVDPVYLRHENSQAAMDFMHWQIPLSRRFRSLKLWFVMRSFGLKNLQAHIRHGIEMAKLLESHIKSDPNFEVPAERHLGLVVFCLKGGNALTQELLRRLTRSGTMYLIPADIHTKRIIRFTVTSQFTTAEDILKDWSIISKMASTLLAETQPLNNADQPKSGKDEAIEENQDPDSDTRSEERENATSGMDKAQVELWIDKAWNRSRRPMRSLSCSSEPLPYTCIGPLSGYNFETRPSLKDAAGALPSTPSTAGSGPMFKITEMSSNILGKQVLKKLTKFNSVPSFCNQWVQCGPHQLCCPVKVATPKHLSSTCRRMNCMTSSTVANTAPSPTTLETATAPELL from the exons ATGCAGGCTGAGGAATACAATCGCAGAG GTAAGGAGCTGGTGGACTACATCACACAGTACCTGGGCTCCATCAGGGAGAGGAGGGTGATTCCAGATGTGAAGCCAGGTTACATGAAGGAGCTTCTCCCTGACACAGCGCCTACAGAGCCAGAGGACTGGGAGACTATCTTCCAGGACATCGAGAAAGTCATCATGCCAGGA GTGGTTCACTGGCAGAGCCCTCATATGCACGCCTACTACCCTAGTCTGACTTCATGGCCCTCTATGCTTGGAGACATGCTGGCTGACGCCATTAACTGTGTTGGATTCACCTGG GCCTCCAGCCCAGCATGTACAGAATTGGAAATGAATGTGATGGACTGGTTGTGTAAAGCACTGGGGCTTCCCTCCTTCTTCCTGCATCACCATCCTGACAGCAGAGGTGGAGGCATACTGCAG AGCACAGTCAGTGAGAGCACACTGGTTGCTCTGCTGGCAGCCAGGAAAGACAAATTTTTGCAGCTGCAGGCTGAGCTCGATCAGGACGTGGACAATTCGGCCCTAAATTCAAGACTGGTGGCTTACGCTTCAGATCAG GCTCATTCCTCAGTTGAGAAGGCAGGTCTGATCTCTCTGGTGAAGATCAGGTTTCTTCCCACTGATGAGCAGTTATCTCTGAAAGGAGACACGTTGAAACAAGCCATACAAGAAGACAGGAGAAGGGGATTGGTCCCTTTCATG CTGTGTGCAACTTTGGGAACTACAGGAGTGTGTGCTTTCGACAATCTGTCTGAACTGGGACCAGTCT GTGCAGAAGAAGGACTGTGGCTCCATGTTGATGCTGCGTACGCTGGCTCAGCCTACTTCTGTCCTGAGCTCCGCTGGTCCCTGGAGGGCATTGAATTGGCTCACTCTTTTGTCTTCAACCCCTCCAAGTGGATGATGGTCCACTTTGACTGCACAGCATTCTG GGTAAAGGACAAATATAAGCTCCAACAGACATTCACAGTTGATCCTGTTTACCTCAGACATGAAAACTCACAGGCAGCCATGGACTTTATG CATTGGCAAATTCCCCTCAGCCGACGTTTCCGTTCTCTCAAACTCTGGTTTGTTATGCGGTCCTTTGGACTGAAAAACCTCCAGGCTCATATCAGACAT GGGATTGAGATGGCAAAACTCTTGGAGTCTCACATAAAGAGTGACCCAAATTTTGAGGTTCCTGCTGAGAGGCACCTTGGCCTAGTGGTGTTCTGCCTGAAA gGTGGAAATGCTTTAACCCAGGAGCTGCTGAGGAGACTGACCCGGTCAGGCACAATGTACCTCATCCCTGCAGATATTCACACCAAGCGTATCATCCGATTCACAGTGACCTCACAGTTCACTACCGCAGAGGACATCCTTAAGGACTGGAGCATCATCTCCAAAATGGCTTCCACTCTTCTGGCTGAGACACAGCCTCTGAATAATGCAGACCAACCAAAATCAGGGAAAGATGAGGCGATAGAAGAAAACCAAGACCCAGACTCAGATACCAGgtctgaggagagagagaatgcCACCTCCGGGATGGACAAGGCTCAAGTGGAGCTGTGGATTGACAAGGCTTGGAATCGATCTAGAAGACCGATGCGCTCTCTTAGCTGCAGCAGCGAGCCTCTGCCTTACACTTGCATCGGGCCGCTGTCTGGCTACAACTTTGAAACAAGGCCTAGTCTTAAAGATGCTGCAGGCGCCCTCCCCAGCACGCCATCAACAGCAGGATCTGGTCCTATGTTTAAGATTACAGAGATGTCTTCAAATATTCTGGGTAAACAGGTCCTGAAAAAGCTGACAAAGTTCAACAGCGTGCCCAGTTTCTGCAACCAGTGGGTGCAGTGTGGCCCGCACCAGCTGTGCTGCCCTGTGAAGGTTGCAACTCCAAAACACTTGTCCTCCACCTGCAGAAGAATGAACTGTATGACTTCTTCTACTGTAGCCAACACAGCTCCCTCTCCTACTACTCTGGAAACTGCCACTGCACCCGAGCTCCTGTAA